A genomic stretch from Desulfohalobium retbaense DSM 5692 includes:
- a CDS encoding IS3 family transposase, producing MSQAVSASTGKAYTMRRVCRVWRIPRSTVYHRLQQSKQCSSRPRGPKAFYSDAELVAHIKDLLEQSPFHGEGYRKIWARLRLQDIRTSPRRVLRVMRENNLLVFQNTSIHPGPKAHDGTITQESSHVMWGTDMTKAYTIRDGWVSVFGAVDHFSAACMGLHAAKPGTRFEAVEPVRQGVREAFGAIEQHMAQGITMRHDCGSQYLSKVFQDELRFLGFTISPAFVRSPQCNGCIERFFRTLKENLLWVRSFQDIEELSQALQEFKEQYNTQWLIGRHGYQTPYQVLASHRPQQGLAA from the coding sequence ATGAGCCAGGCCGTTTCGGCTTCCACGGGAAAGGCCTACACCATGCGCCGAGTCTGCAGGGTATGGAGAATACCCCGCTCTACTGTCTATCATAGGTTGCAGCAAAGCAAGCAGTGCTCATCACGTCCCCGCGGCCCCAAGGCTTTTTATTCCGATGCTGAGCTAGTTGCCCATATTAAGGATCTTCTCGAACAATCCCCTTTTCACGGGGAGGGGTATCGAAAAATCTGGGCCCGCCTCCGGTTGCAGGATATACGCACCTCCCCGCGCCGTGTGTTGAGGGTGATGCGAGAAAATAACCTGCTGGTTTTCCAAAATACCAGCATACATCCTGGACCCAAGGCGCACGATGGAACGATTACCCAAGAAAGCAGTCATGTTATGTGGGGAACAGACATGACCAAGGCGTACACCATCCGTGATGGGTGGGTGTCTGTTTTCGGTGCTGTAGACCATTTCTCAGCAGCTTGCATGGGCCTGCATGCAGCAAAGCCAGGGACTCGTTTCGAAGCGGTTGAGCCAGTGCGTCAGGGCGTTCGTGAGGCCTTTGGCGCTATCGAACAACACATGGCGCAGGGAATTACGATGCGGCATGATTGTGGGTCGCAATACCTCTCCAAGGTCTTCCAGGATGAGTTGCGATTTCTTGGGTTCACCATATCCCCGGCGTTCGTACGTTCACCGCAATGCAATGGTTGCATTGAACGCTTTTTCCGGACCCTCAAGGAAAATCTGCTTTGGGTGCGGTCCTTTCAGGATATAGAGGAACTCAGCCAAGCGCTTCAGGAGTTCAAAGAGCAGTACAACACGCAATGGCTTATTGGCAGGCACGGCTACCAGACGCCCTACCAGGTATTAGCAAGCCACAGGCCTCAACAAGGTTTAGCAGCCTGA
- a CDS encoding ABC transporter ATP-binding protein yields MLRLVNLHVSVGDKEVLKGVDLEIADGETFILFGPNGSGKTTLLMTLMGFAGYKVTKGKILFRGEDITSWPVHERAKLGIGMSFQRPPTIHGLKTRQLVELCAQGRERDVEDLARKVNFEQFLDRDINAGFSGGEIKRSELLQLMSQEPKLLLFDEPESGVDLENMKLIGKTVRDLLQGDLQPRSDMSMKELKAQRQTSGLIITHTGYILDYINADRGKVMYDGVLCCEARPRDILDHVSQYGYQECVRCLN; encoded by the coding sequence ATGTTGCGACTGGTGAATCTGCACGTTTCCGTTGGGGACAAAGAGGTGCTCAAGGGCGTCGATTTGGAAATCGCCGACGGGGAGACGTTTATTTTGTTTGGGCCGAACGGGTCGGGGAAAACGACCCTGCTGATGACCTTGATGGGGTTTGCCGGATACAAGGTTACCAAGGGCAAAATCCTGTTCCGTGGTGAAGATATCACCAGCTGGCCGGTCCATGAGCGGGCCAAGTTGGGAATCGGCATGTCGTTCCAGCGCCCTCCGACCATCCATGGCCTGAAGACGCGCCAACTGGTTGAATTGTGCGCTCAAGGGCGTGAGCGCGATGTCGAGGATCTGGCGCGCAAGGTCAATTTTGAGCAATTTCTGGACCGGGACATCAATGCTGGCTTTTCCGGCGGGGAAATCAAGCGCTCTGAGCTGTTGCAGCTCATGTCCCAGGAGCCCAAGCTGCTTTTGTTTGATGAACCGGAATCCGGTGTGGACCTGGAAAACATGAAATTGATCGGGAAGACGGTCCGGGACCTGTTGCAGGGTGATCTCCAGCCGCGCTCGGACATGAGCATGAAGGAGCTCAAGGCCCAGCGCCAGACCTCCGGGCTGATTATCACTCACACGGGCTATATTCTGGATTACATCAATGCCGATCGCGGCAAGGTCATGTACGACGGCGTCTTATGCTGCGAAGCCCGGCCCCGGGATATTCTGGATCATGTCAGCCAGTACGGCTATCAGGAATGCGTGCGCTGCCTGAACTAA
- the hisA gene encoding 1-(5-phosphoribosyl)-5-[(5-phosphoribosylamino)methylideneamino]imidazole-4-carboxamide isomerase has product MILFPAVDIQDGQCVRLKQGKADAVTVFSPDPLAVSRHWETQGASWLHVVDLDGAFSGMPRNYDLIRSICDQVTIPVQLGGGIRDAATAEKYLEAGVARLIIGTMALEQPETFRALCRAHPGRIGVSLDAEDGWLKTKGWVENSGRRVAEVVPELEPQGVAFVVYTDIARDGMQSGVNLRALEELLDSTGLPVIVAGGVATLEDLQSLHPLREKGLAGVITGKAIYSGSLDFPAALEWLRCQP; this is encoded by the coding sequence ATGATTCTGTTTCCTGCTGTGGATATTCAAGACGGACAATGCGTTCGGCTCAAACAAGGAAAAGCCGACGCGGTGACCGTGTTTTCGCCTGATCCTCTGGCCGTTTCCCGTCACTGGGAAACGCAGGGGGCCTCCTGGTTGCATGTGGTCGACCTGGACGGCGCCTTTAGCGGAATGCCCCGGAACTACGACCTGATCCGCTCTATTTGCGATCAGGTGACCATCCCGGTCCAACTCGGTGGCGGCATCCGGGATGCCGCCACCGCAGAGAAATATCTTGAAGCCGGGGTGGCCCGCTTGATCATCGGGACCATGGCCCTGGAACAACCCGAGACATTCCGCGCGCTGTGCAGGGCCCATCCAGGACGCATCGGCGTTTCTCTGGACGCCGAGGACGGTTGGTTGAAAACCAAAGGGTGGGTCGAAAACAGCGGACGCCGCGTCGCTGAGGTGGTCCCGGAACTGGAGCCTCAGGGTGTGGCCTTTGTGGTCTATACTGATATCGCGCGCGACGGCATGCAAAGCGGTGTGAATCTGCGAGCCCTGGAGGAACTGCTCGATTCGACCGGTTTGCCGGTCATCGTGGCTGGCGGGGTGGCTACCTTGGAAGATTTGCAATCCCTGCACCCGCTTCGGGAGAAGGGGCTGGCAGGCGTTATTACCGGAAAAGCGATCTATTCGGGATCGCTTGATTTTCCGGCGGCCCTGGAATGGCTTCGGTGCCAACCTTAA
- a CDS encoding heavy-metal-associated domain-containing protein: protein MPEVTVKGMSCQHCVQAVTNALESIDGIANVQVDLSTGRVEFEQSGEIPEPQIRQAVQDAGYEME, encoded by the coding sequence ATGCCGGAAGTGACAGTGAAAGGAATGTCCTGTCAGCATTGTGTCCAGGCGGTGACCAACGCCCTGGAATCCATTGACGGCATTGCCAACGTGCAGGTGGATTTGTCCACCGGGCGCGTCGAGTTTGAGCAAAGCGGCGAGATTCCCGAGCCCCAGATCCGGCAGGCGGTCCAGGACGCGGGATACGAGATGGAGTAG
- a CDS encoding rhomboid family intramembrane serine protease, which produces MFPLRDYVPRLHRPIAVWCIIGVNLLFFLFEMGLSQSDLVRVFHVLGVVPARYFHPEWAQWMGYPAGGILPFFTHMFLHSGWFHFLINMWILWVFADNVEDVMGPGRFIVFYLLCGLGALGAHLFFYTDSSVPVVGASGAIAGVMGAYLLLYPHARVLTLIPIFFIPYFIDLPALVFLGVWFFMQLLSGVFSGMEGGSGAGVAWWAHAGGFVVGMLLIPLFRVPSRCYYCHSRSRGGRGGGDSFRFD; this is translated from the coding sequence ATGTTCCCACTTCGCGATTATGTTCCACGTTTGCACCGTCCGATTGCGGTTTGGTGCATCATCGGGGTCAACCTCCTGTTTTTTCTGTTTGAAATGGGGCTGAGCCAATCCGATCTGGTCCGGGTTTTCCATGTCCTGGGGGTCGTTCCGGCGCGCTATTTCCATCCGGAATGGGCCCAGTGGATGGGATATCCGGCCGGAGGGATCCTGCCGTTTTTTACCCATATGTTTTTACACAGCGGCTGGTTTCATTTCCTGATCAATATGTGGATTCTGTGGGTTTTTGCCGACAATGTCGAAGATGTCATGGGGCCCGGCCGATTTATCGTCTTCTACCTGCTGTGCGGACTGGGGGCCCTGGGAGCGCATCTGTTTTTTTATACCGATTCGTCTGTGCCTGTGGTTGGGGCTTCCGGAGCCATTGCCGGGGTTATGGGGGCCTATTTGTTATTGTATCCCCACGCCCGGGTGCTGACGCTTATTCCCATCTTTTTCATCCCTTATTTTATTGATCTGCCAGCGTTGGTATTTTTGGGGGTGTGGTTTTTTATGCAGTTGCTCTCCGGCGTTTTTTCCGGCATGGAGGGCGGCTCAGGCGCTGGCGTCGCCTGGTGGGCCCATGCCGGCGGGTTTGTGGTCGGGATGTTGCTGATCCCCTTGTTCCGGGTTCCGTCACGGTGTTATTATTGCCATTCCCGGAGCAGGGGCGGACGGGGCGGTGGCGATTCGTTCCGTTTCGATTAG
- the upp gene encoding uracil phosphoribosyltransferase, which yields MSVYVVQHPLVKHKLGLMRQNNISTKDFRDLASEVARLLTYEATQDLETETKTIQGWAGPVDIECIKGKKITLVPILRAGLGMLDGVLDLIPGVKVSVVGLYRNEETLEPVSYYVKLASNIHERMALILDPMLATGGSLSATIDYLKQAGCTQIRGLFLVAAPEGIERIQREHPDVDIYVAGVDERLDENGYILPGLGDAGDKIFGTK from the coding sequence GTGTCCGTATATGTGGTCCAACATCCCCTGGTCAAACACAAACTGGGGTTGATGCGGCAGAACAACATCAGCACCAAGGATTTTCGGGATCTGGCCTCCGAAGTCGCCCGACTGTTGACCTACGAGGCCACCCAGGATCTCGAAACCGAAACCAAAACCATCCAGGGCTGGGCCGGGCCTGTGGATATTGAGTGCATCAAAGGGAAAAAGATCACCCTCGTTCCCATCCTTCGCGCCGGGCTGGGCATGCTCGACGGGGTCCTGGACCTCATTCCCGGAGTCAAGGTCAGTGTTGTTGGGCTCTACCGCAACGAGGAAACGTTGGAACCGGTGAGCTATTACGTCAAACTGGCCAGCAACATCCATGAACGCATGGCCCTTATTCTGGACCCCATGCTGGCCACAGGCGGCAGTTTGAGCGCGACCATCGATTATCTCAAACAAGCCGGCTGCACTCAGATCCGTGGTCTTTTCCTCGTGGCCGCCCCGGAAGGCATCGAGCGCATCCAGCGAGAGCATCCCGATGTGGACATCTACGTCGCCGGTGTGGACGAGCGACTCGATGAAAACGGCTACATCCTGCCCGGTCTCGGGGACGCAGGAGACAAGATCTTCGGCACCAAATAA
- a CDS encoding SufB/SufD family protein, with amino-acid sequence MRRDDREQVDINTYTFEGPDTGGITDLRHMSDEDKQQLLMSGVDVSEEGRSGTYLHVNQSQVHCSSCQPGVEVLDIKQALEKYDGLPDYYFQAVDKNKDEYTQAVAEKLHGGYFIRTEKGAKILDPVQSCLFIKGENVGQNVHNIIVVEEDSELHIITGCAVSHGVQNALHLGVSEFYVKKGGKLTFTMVHNWGEQVKVRPRTVGIVEEDGVFMNNYVLMKPVYSVQSYPTVYLNGENGVATFNSVLVAPPGSYINSGSRIVLNAPHTRGEIISRTITTGGTIVAPGHIVGNAVPARGHLECKGLILEDGVIHAIPELEGSVTGVELSHEAAVGKIAQEEIEYLMARGLDEDEATSTIVRGFLNMDVSGLPDELQQMIEKTIEESGEEMF; translated from the coding sequence ATGCGCCGAGACGACAGAGAACAAGTCGATATCAATACATATACGTTTGAGGGACCGGATACCGGGGGAATCACCGATCTTCGGCATATGAGCGATGAGGACAAGCAGCAGCTGTTGATGTCTGGTGTCGATGTTTCAGAGGAAGGGCGTAGCGGCACCTATCTCCATGTCAACCAATCCCAGGTCCACTGCTCCTCGTGCCAACCCGGCGTGGAGGTCCTGGATATCAAGCAGGCCCTTGAAAAATACGACGGCTTGCCCGACTACTATTTTCAGGCCGTGGACAAGAACAAGGACGAATACACGCAGGCCGTGGCTGAGAAATTGCACGGCGGTTATTTTATCCGGACCGAGAAAGGGGCTAAAATCCTTGATCCGGTGCAGTCCTGTCTGTTTATCAAAGGTGAGAATGTCGGGCAGAATGTCCACAACATTATCGTCGTTGAAGAGGACTCCGAACTGCATATCATCACCGGATGCGCTGTTTCCCACGGGGTGCAGAATGCATTGCACCTGGGCGTCTCCGAGTTCTATGTCAAGAAAGGCGGGAAACTGACCTTTACCATGGTCCATAACTGGGGCGAACAGGTGAAGGTGCGGCCGCGTACGGTGGGCATTGTCGAGGAAGACGGGGTATTCATGAATAATTATGTACTCATGAAGCCTGTCTATTCCGTGCAGTCCTATCCGACAGTTTACCTTAATGGGGAAAACGGTGTAGCGACCTTCAACTCGGTTCTTGTGGCGCCTCCGGGGTCGTATATCAACAGCGGCAGCCGGATCGTTCTCAATGCTCCGCATACCCGCGGGGAGATCATTTCCCGGACCATTACCACCGGCGGGACGATTGTTGCTCCGGGGCACATCGTCGGCAATGCCGTTCCGGCCCGTGGCCATTTGGAATGCAAGGGGCTGATTCTCGAAGACGGTGTCATTCACGCTATCCCGGAACTCGAAGGGTCGGTCACTGGCGTGGAACTCTCCCACGAAGCTGCGGTCGGCAAGATCGCCCAGGAGGAGATCGAATACCTCATGGCCCGCGGCCTTGATGAAGACGAGGCCACATCGACCATTGTCCGGGGCTTTTTGAACATGGACGTCTCCGGACTGCCGGATGAGCTGCAACAGATGATCGAAAAGACGATCGAGGAAAGCGGTGAAGAAATGTTTTAA
- a CDS encoding uracil-xanthine permease family protein: protein MSSDTAYHFRFKDGLVGAQMLFVAFGALVLVPLLTGLDPNVALFTAGVGTLIFQFVTKRMVPVFLASSFAFIAPIIYGVETWGIPSTLCGLAAAGVVYMLLSLIIKLKGPAAVQRLLPSIVTGPVIMVIGLILAPVAVNMAMGRTGDGGDVLVAKDIAVIISMASLLTTVLVSLLGKGFFRLIPILCGIIVGYILSLTMGIVDFTPVLDAPWLAVPNFTMPEWNLQAILYIIPVAIAPAIEHFGDVLAISSVTKKNYLDDPGIHRTMLGDGLATSLASFLGGPPNTTYSEVTGAVALLKVFNPAIMTWAACIAIALAFVGKIGAFLLTIPVPVMGGIMILLFGTIMVVGVNSLVRSQVDLMEPRNMCIVALIVVLGIGGMTFQTGEFTLKGIGLAGLVGVILNLVLPNPRQ from the coding sequence ATGTCCTCAGATACCGCTTACCACTTCCGCTTCAAAGACGGCCTCGTCGGGGCCCAGATGTTGTTCGTGGCCTTCGGCGCTCTGGTTCTCGTTCCCTTACTGACCGGACTGGATCCCAATGTTGCCTTGTTCACCGCCGGGGTGGGAACGCTTATTTTCCAGTTCGTGACCAAGCGCATGGTCCCGGTCTTCCTGGCATCCTCGTTCGCGTTTATCGCCCCGATCATTTACGGCGTCGAGACCTGGGGCATTCCCTCGACCCTGTGCGGCTTGGCCGCAGCCGGGGTTGTCTACATGCTGCTGAGCCTGATCATCAAACTCAAAGGACCAGCCGCGGTCCAGCGCCTGCTGCCCTCCATTGTCACCGGTCCGGTGATCATGGTCATCGGACTTATCCTGGCTCCGGTGGCGGTCAACATGGCCATGGGCAGAACCGGAGACGGCGGCGATGTGCTTGTAGCCAAAGATATCGCGGTCATCATCTCCATGGCCTCATTGCTGACCACCGTCCTTGTCTCTCTGTTGGGCAAGGGGTTTTTCCGCCTTATCCCTATTTTATGCGGGATCATCGTTGGCTATATCCTATCGTTGACCATGGGGATTGTCGACTTCACTCCTGTCCTGGACGCCCCGTGGCTCGCTGTGCCCAATTTCACCATGCCTGAATGGAATCTCCAGGCGATCTTGTACATTATTCCCGTGGCCATCGCCCCAGCCATCGAACACTTCGGCGACGTGCTGGCCATCAGTTCAGTGACCAAGAAAAATTACCTTGACGATCCGGGTATCCACAGGACCATGCTTGGAGACGGCCTGGCGACCTCCCTCGCCTCGTTCCTCGGCGGTCCGCCGAACACCACCTATTCGGAGGTCACCGGAGCTGTGGCCCTGCTCAAGGTCTTCAACCCGGCCATCATGACCTGGGCGGCCTGCATCGCCATTGCCTTGGCCTTTGTGGGCAAAATCGGGGCCTTCTTGTTGACCATTCCGGTTCCGGTCATGGGCGGGATCATGATCCTGCTGTTCGGGACCATCATGGTCGTCGGGGTCAATTCCCTGGTCCGCTCCCAGGTCGACCTCATGGAGCCGCGCAATATGTGCATCGTGGCCCTGATCGTTGTCCTTGGTATCGGGGGCATGACCTTTCAGACCGGAGAATTCACGTTGAAAGGGATTGGTCTGGCCGGTCTGGTTGGCGTGATACTGAATCTGGTCCTGCCCAATCCGCGGCAATAA
- a CDS encoding ISL3 family transposase, whose amino-acid sequence MLVSQLTKLTLDIQGFRVGRVQGDTSGITVDIAPDRRHLLFCSRCGSAAKYRDTLTSRYFRHVPLWGIPVWLRYSPRRVRCGHCGVKVEYFPWSTGKHRFTTAFAHFLASWARLLPWKHVAQLFGCSWGTVAAAVDQIVEYGLAHQDLSNLTHIGIDEISREKGQVYLTNVYDLNTSRLVWSGEKRTKATITNFFTSLGPSKIDKLEGVCCDMWEPYTQVIQDKAPKATMVFDKFHIVRHLNEAVDQVRRDEIREKGQKHKDLVKDTRYIWLKNPWNLTDKQASRLSALEKLNLKINRAYLLKESFRQFWSYECRTSAKDFLDKWFWWATHSRLKPMRNFAWMLRRKEENILSYFDMPISNGSVEGLNNKAKVISHRAYGFRSAKNYIRNLYHCMGGLPEPQIMHRFV is encoded by the coding sequence ATGCTCGTGTCCCAGTTAACCAAATTGACGCTGGATATTCAAGGATTTCGTGTCGGTCGGGTTCAGGGTGATACGAGCGGGATCACCGTAGATATAGCCCCAGACCGGCGTCATCTGCTCTTTTGCAGCCGCTGCGGTAGCGCTGCCAAGTATCGGGATACCCTTACAAGTCGCTATTTTCGCCATGTCCCTCTTTGGGGGATCCCTGTATGGCTCCGGTACAGCCCCCGCAGAGTTCGGTGCGGACATTGCGGCGTCAAGGTGGAGTATTTCCCCTGGAGCACTGGCAAACATCGGTTCACAACGGCTTTTGCCCACTTCCTGGCTTCGTGGGCCCGGTTACTGCCCTGGAAACATGTAGCACAGCTTTTTGGTTGCTCCTGGGGTACCGTGGCCGCTGCTGTTGACCAGATTGTCGAGTATGGTCTGGCCCATCAAGATCTCTCGAATCTGACGCACATTGGGATTGACGAAATCTCCCGAGAAAAGGGCCAAGTATACCTAACCAATGTCTACGACCTGAATACCTCCAGACTCGTATGGAGCGGGGAAAAACGGACAAAGGCAACAATTACCAACTTCTTCACCTCGCTTGGCCCTAGCAAGATCGATAAGCTTGAAGGGGTCTGTTGCGACATGTGGGAGCCGTATACCCAGGTCATTCAAGACAAGGCCCCGAAAGCGACGATGGTCTTCGACAAATTCCACATTGTCCGGCATCTCAATGAAGCCGTTGACCAGGTCCGTAGAGACGAGATCCGGGAGAAGGGCCAAAAGCACAAGGATCTGGTTAAAGACACCCGATATATCTGGCTCAAGAACCCGTGGAACCTGACTGACAAGCAGGCATCTCGGTTGAGTGCACTGGAAAAACTCAATCTCAAAATCAACAGGGCGTATTTACTCAAGGAATCATTTCGCCAGTTCTGGTCGTATGAGTGCAGGACTTCAGCCAAAGATTTCCTCGACAAGTGGTTCTGGTGGGCGACGCATTCCAGGCTGAAGCCAATGCGAAATTTTGCTTGGATGCTGCGCCGCAAAGAAGAAAATATTCTCAGTTATTTCGACATGCCCATCAGCAATGGCTCGGTGGAAGGCCTCAACAATAAGGCTAAAGTCATTAGTCACAGAGCATACGGGTTCAGGTCGGCCAAGAACTACATCCGGAATCTGTACCATTGCATGGGCGGGCTACCTGAACCCCAAATTATGCACAGATTTGTGTGA
- the hisB gene encoding imidazoleglycerol-phosphate dehydratase HisB, whose product MRRTTIERETRETFIQLDLNLDGNGDIKIRTGWGLADHMLTLIAFWSGWDLDLQCRGDLHVDAHHTLEDIGLCLGQAFRDAVSDPTRIHRLGTARVPMDEALTDVVVDVSGRPYLVYQDDLLPPMIGGEESDVWREFFKSFAFKAQLNLHIRFLYGQNGHHLLESACKGTGVALAQGVSLQGQGVRSTKGSLD is encoded by the coding sequence ATGCGCCGGACGACTATTGAGCGGGAGACCCGGGAGACGTTCATCCAACTCGATCTCAATCTGGATGGAAACGGTGACATCAAGATCCGCACAGGATGGGGCCTTGCTGACCACATGCTGACCTTGATCGCTTTCTGGAGCGGTTGGGATCTGGATCTGCAATGCCGGGGCGACCTGCATGTCGACGCGCACCACACCCTGGAGGATATCGGACTCTGCCTGGGGCAGGCCTTCCGTGACGCCGTCAGCGACCCCACCCGGATCCACCGCCTCGGCACGGCCCGCGTGCCCATGGATGAGGCCCTGACGGATGTAGTCGTCGATGTCTCCGGCCGTCCCTATCTTGTCTATCAGGACGACCTTCTCCCGCCGATGATCGGCGGCGAGGAAAGCGATGTCTGGCGCGAGTTCTTCAAGTCCTTTGCCTTTAAGGCGCAACTCAATCTGCATATCCGCTTTTTGTATGGACAAAACGGACACCATCTGCTGGAGTCGGCCTGTAAAGGCACTGGTGTCGCCCTGGCCCAGGGAGTTTCGCTCCAGGGCCAGGGTGTCCGAAGTACAAAAGGCTCCCTGGATTAA
- a CDS encoding helix-turn-helix domain-containing protein: MSQRSDQETGSCPGAAAPGQQQKNQKPQRISAKMKTRVVQRVMRGESLELLAREFGTSVAKVSQWRDEFIQAGEEAMKKDRGSDEKDRKIANLEQKLGETTMDYELLQDKVRRLEQKRPLARRKSKK, translated from the coding sequence ATGTCGCAACGGTCTGATCAGGAAACCGGTAGCTGCCCGGGGGCCGCGGCCCCCGGGCAGCAGCAAAAAAACCAAAAGCCTCAGCGTATCTCCGCCAAAATGAAGACCAGGGTCGTACAACGGGTAATGCGAGGTGAAAGCCTGGAGCTTTTGGCCCGAGAATTCGGCACCTCTGTCGCCAAGGTCTCGCAGTGGCGAGATGAATTTATCCAGGCTGGCGAAGAGGCTATGAAAAAAGATCGCGGTTCGGATGAAAAAGACCGCAAAATCGCAAACTTGGAGCAGAAGCTGGGTGAAACCACCATGGACTACGAGCTTCTGCAGGACAAGGTCAGGCGCCTGGAGCAAAAGCGCCCTTTGGCCCGGAGGAAGTCGAAGAAATGA
- the coaE gene encoding dephospho-CoA kinase (Dephospho-CoA kinase (CoaE) performs the final step in coenzyme A biosynthesis.), protein MRHRVPNDVQEEHAFVVEAGEAGKRLDKFLSDRLADLGVSRSRISQWIRQERVRVAGALCLQGKTKVLNGQKVVLLAPSLQSGIKPEVGPVEVVYSDPDVVVVNKAAGVTVHPGTGCESGTLVHHLAALYPELARFDGERPGVVHRLDKDTSGLLTVALNESARLALTRSFARREVDKEYLTLVHGRPEAEGTVDHPLGRDPQSKIRMAVVPRGGKEALTRFKRVWTSPDGRVSLLRVRILTGRTHQIRVHMAYLGFPLVGDALYGPQAQAAFQRSRPLLARLAKHHMLHAWRLAFPHPRSGRMVCCEQAMPKAMWRLVLGCGRRVQRVGLTGMPGCGKSALLSELSDRGVLTWSADQEVRALYAPGGDGADLLARRFGDEILDDSGGVDKKALLARMQSRPGLHREVEELIHPLVRHRLEAFWTQTGNFRLAVAEAPLLFEAGWSAAREFDVVVGVHCSRRVRRARLQASRGWSESMLSGLESWQWTPRAKLSRCQFIVPNDEDRHMLARRAEMLMELLRRRRLRQIRSLWQDLQVYRHSRAVLDP, encoded by the coding sequence TTGCGTCACAGGGTCCCAAACGATGTTCAAGAAGAGCACGCCTTTGTCGTTGAGGCAGGCGAGGCCGGAAAACGGTTGGATAAGTTTTTGAGTGACCGTCTTGCCGATCTGGGCGTCTCCCGCTCTCGGATCAGCCAGTGGATTCGGCAGGAACGGGTGCGAGTCGCAGGGGCACTGTGCCTGCAGGGCAAAACCAAAGTCCTCAATGGTCAAAAAGTGGTCCTGCTGGCCCCGTCTCTGCAGAGCGGGATCAAGCCCGAAGTCGGCCCGGTCGAGGTGGTCTACAGCGATCCGGATGTGGTGGTCGTGAACAAGGCGGCCGGAGTCACGGTCCATCCCGGCACCGGGTGTGAATCCGGAACCCTGGTTCACCATCTGGCAGCGTTGTATCCGGAACTCGCCCGCTTTGACGGGGAGCGTCCCGGCGTGGTCCACCGTTTGGACAAGGATACTTCAGGCCTGCTCACCGTGGCCCTCAATGAATCCGCCCGGCTGGCACTGACGCGGAGTTTTGCCAGACGGGAGGTGGACAAGGAGTATCTGACGCTTGTCCATGGACGCCCTGAGGCCGAAGGCACGGTGGATCATCCCCTGGGTCGGGACCCGCAAAGCAAGATCCGTATGGCCGTCGTTCCTCGCGGGGGCAAGGAGGCCCTGACACGCTTCAAAAGGGTCTGGACCAGTCCGGATGGCAGGGTCAGCCTGCTTCGAGTGCGCATTTTGACCGGGCGAACCCATCAGATCCGGGTCCATATGGCGTATCTGGGTTTTCCTCTGGTCGGAGATGCGCTCTATGGTCCCCAGGCCCAGGCCGCATTTCAGCGCAGCCGTCCCCTTTTGGCCCGTTTGGCCAAACACCATATGCTCCACGCGTGGCGCCTGGCATTTCCCCATCCCCGGAGCGGGCGAATGGTGTGTTGCGAGCAGGCCATGCCCAAGGCGATGTGGCGGCTTGTTCTCGGATGCGGCAGGCGTGTCCAGCGGGTTGGTCTGACCGGGATGCCTGGCTGCGGCAAATCAGCCTTGCTCAGCGAACTGAGCGACCGTGGTGTGTTGACCTGGAGCGCGGATCAGGAAGTGCGGGCGCTCTATGCTCCGGGAGGCGACGGGGCGGACTTGTTGGCGCGCCGCTTCGGCGACGAAATCCTGGACGACAGCGGCGGAGTGGATAAAAAAGCCTTGCTGGCCCGGATGCAATCCCGGCCGGGACTGCACCGCGAGGTCGAAGAGCTGATCCATCCCCTGGTCCGACACCGGCTGGAGGCGTTCTGGACGCAGACCGGAAATTTCCGATTGGCTGTAGCGGAAGCGCCATTGCTTTTTGAGGCTGGGTGGTCCGCAGCCAGGGAATTTGATGTGGTCGTGGGGGTGCATTGTTCCCGCCGGGTTCGTCGTGCCCGTCTCCAGGCGTCGCGTGGCTGGTCCGAGAGCATGCTTTCCGGGTTGGAGTCCTGGCAGTGGACGCCGAGGGCCAAACTGTCCCGCTGTCAGTTTATAGTGCCCAATGATGAGGACAGGCATATGTTGGCCCGGCGGGCGGAGATGCTTATGGAATTGCTCCGCAGACGCCGCTTGCGGCAGATACGGTCTTTGTGGCAGGACTTGCAAGTCTACCGGCACAGCAGGGCCGTTCTCGACCCGTGA